A genomic region of Anas platyrhynchos isolate ZD024472 breed Pekin duck chromosome 19, IASCAAS_PekinDuck_T2T, whole genome shotgun sequence contains the following coding sequences:
- the RSAD1 gene encoding radical S-adenosyl methionine domain-containing protein 1, mitochondrial isoform X1, with protein sequence MALRGWRPAAAALAAGRPRGGDPGGASAPGTGPGPEPGAPGGAVTAALYVHWPYCRKHCSYCSFNKYVVPAVDEAAVRACLVREARTLLRLGQVQSVTSVFFGGGTPSLASPHTIAAVLEAAAEAGHLPAGAEVTLEANPSSASPARLAGFKAAGVNRLSVGVQSLDAAELRLLGREHTVDEARAAVEAARGLFPGRTSIDLLFGLPGQSQEAWAQSLEAALGLCDDHLALYQLTLERGTALEARVRRGALPAPPQDLLADMYHTARAVLAAAGFRQYEVSNFARKGALSTHNLSYWRAEQYVGVGPGAHGRFVPWGEGSRQREARVQTPDPDAWMREVQSRGHGTRRRVALSPLEQLEELLALGLRTDEGITQQRWGLFSPQLPLRAVFGGPGEAMALQQQGWLLLDGRCSARPAPGDEAQKDVEDKGRRLLEDKVLRLMEDKTRRLRGNKARHLMEDMAQRLAGSKALRLVEDKAQRLGDKAWSPLRDKASGCGGTRAGG encoded by the exons ATGGCGCTGCGGGGCTGGCGCCCGGCCGCGGCCGCGCTCGCTGCGGGGCGGCCCCGAGGGGGAGACCCGGGGGGGGCCTCGGCTCCCGGAACGGGGCCGGGCCCGGAACCGGGGGCTCCGGGGGGAGCCGTGACAGCCGCGCTCTACGTGCAT TGGCCCTACTGCCGCAAGCACTGCTCCTACTGCAGCTTCAACAAGTACGTGGTGCCGGCGGTGGACGAGGCGGCCGTGCGTGCCTGCCTGGTGCGCGAGGCGCGGACCCTGCTCCGCCTTGGCCAGGTGCAGAG CGTCACCTCCGTCTTCTTCGGcgggggcacccccagcctggccaGCCCCCACACCATCGCCGCcgtgctggaggctgctgcGGAGGCCGGCCACCTCCCCGCTGGAGCCGAGGTGACGCTGGAGGCCAACCCCAGCTCCGCCAGCCCTGCACGCCTCGCTGGCTTCAAGGCGGCCGGCGTCAACCGCCTCTCGGTCGGCGTGCAG TCGCTGGACGCCGCCGAGCTGCGGCTGCTGGGCCGGGAGCACACCGTAGACGAGGCGCGGGCGGCGGTGGAGGCGGCACGGGGGCTCTTCCCCGGCCGCACCTCCATCGACCTCCTCTTCGGGCTGCCGGGGCAGAGCCAGGAGGCTTGGGCACAGAGCTTGGAGGCGGCGCTGGGGCTGTGCGACGACCACCTGGCCCTCTACCAGCTGACGCTGGAGCGGGGCACGGCGCTGGAGGCACGGGTACGGCGGGGGGCTCTGCCCGCGCCCCCCCAGGACCTCCTGGCTGATATGTACCACACCGCCCGGGCCGTGCTGGCGGCCGCCGGTTTCCGCCAGTACGAGGTCTCCAATTTTGCGAGGaag GGCGCCCTCAGCACCCACAACCTGTCCTACTGGCGGGCCGAGCAGTACGTCGGCGTGGGGCCGG GGGCGCACGGGAGGTTCGTGCCATGGGGTGAGGGCAGCCGCCAGCGGGAGGCCCGCGTCCAGACCCCAGATCCTGACGCCTGGATGAGGGAGGTGCAGAGCCGCGGGCACGGCACCCGGAGGCGGGTGGCGCTGAGCCCCTTGGAGCA gctggaggagctgctcgcCCTGGGGCTGCGCACGGACGAGGGCATCACCCAGCAG CGCTGGGGGCTCTTCTCCCCTCAGCTGCCCCTGCGGGCTGTGTtcggggggccgggggaggcgatggcgctgcagcagcagggctggctgctcctGGACGGCCG ctgcagcgCACGGCCGGCACCGGGGGACGAGGCACAGAAGGACGTGGAGGACaagggcaggaggctgctggaggacaAGGTCCTGAGGCTCATGGAGGACAAGACACGGAGGCTGCGGGGGAACAAGGCACGGCACCTCATGGAGGACATGGCAcagaggctggcagggagcaaGGCCCTTAGGCTCGTGGAGGACAAAGCACAGAGGCTTGGGGACAAAGCCTGGAGCCCACTGAGGGACAAAGCCTCAGGCTGCGGGGGGACAAGGGCAGGAGGCTGA
- the RSAD1 gene encoding radical S-adenosyl methionine domain-containing protein 1, mitochondrial isoform X2 — protein sequence MALRGWRPAAAALAAGRPRGGDPGGASAPGTGPGPEPGAPGGAVTAALYVHWPYCRKHCSYCSFNKYVVPAVDEAAVRACLVREARTLLRLGQVQSVTSVFFGGGTPSLASPHTIAAVLEAAAEAGHLPAGAEVTLEANPSSASPARLAGFKAAGVNRLSVGVQSLDAAELRLLGREHTVDEARAAVEAARGLFPGRTSIDLLFGLPGQSQEAWAQSLEAALGLCDDHLALYQLTLERGTALEARVRRGALPAPPQDLLADMYHTARAVLAAAGFRQYEVSNFARKGALSTHNLSYWRAEQYVGVGPGAHGRFVPWGEGSRQREARVQTPDPDAWMREVQSRGHGTRRRVALSPLEQLEELLALGLRTDEGITQQRWGLFSPQLPLRAVFGGPGEAMALQQQGWLLLDGRGLRCTPQGLAVLDSLLPALLCQLQRTAGTGGRGTEGRGGQGQEAAGGQGPEAHGGQDTEAAGEQGTAPHGGHGTEAGREQGP from the exons ATGGCGCTGCGGGGCTGGCGCCCGGCCGCGGCCGCGCTCGCTGCGGGGCGGCCCCGAGGGGGAGACCCGGGGGGGGCCTCGGCTCCCGGAACGGGGCCGGGCCCGGAACCGGGGGCTCCGGGGGGAGCCGTGACAGCCGCGCTCTACGTGCAT TGGCCCTACTGCCGCAAGCACTGCTCCTACTGCAGCTTCAACAAGTACGTGGTGCCGGCGGTGGACGAGGCGGCCGTGCGTGCCTGCCTGGTGCGCGAGGCGCGGACCCTGCTCCGCCTTGGCCAGGTGCAGAG CGTCACCTCCGTCTTCTTCGGcgggggcacccccagcctggccaGCCCCCACACCATCGCCGCcgtgctggaggctgctgcGGAGGCCGGCCACCTCCCCGCTGGAGCCGAGGTGACGCTGGAGGCCAACCCCAGCTCCGCCAGCCCTGCACGCCTCGCTGGCTTCAAGGCGGCCGGCGTCAACCGCCTCTCGGTCGGCGTGCAG TCGCTGGACGCCGCCGAGCTGCGGCTGCTGGGCCGGGAGCACACCGTAGACGAGGCGCGGGCGGCGGTGGAGGCGGCACGGGGGCTCTTCCCCGGCCGCACCTCCATCGACCTCCTCTTCGGGCTGCCGGGGCAGAGCCAGGAGGCTTGGGCACAGAGCTTGGAGGCGGCGCTGGGGCTGTGCGACGACCACCTGGCCCTCTACCAGCTGACGCTGGAGCGGGGCACGGCGCTGGAGGCACGGGTACGGCGGGGGGCTCTGCCCGCGCCCCCCCAGGACCTCCTGGCTGATATGTACCACACCGCCCGGGCCGTGCTGGCGGCCGCCGGTTTCCGCCAGTACGAGGTCTCCAATTTTGCGAGGaag GGCGCCCTCAGCACCCACAACCTGTCCTACTGGCGGGCCGAGCAGTACGTCGGCGTGGGGCCGG GGGCGCACGGGAGGTTCGTGCCATGGGGTGAGGGCAGCCGCCAGCGGGAGGCCCGCGTCCAGACCCCAGATCCTGACGCCTGGATGAGGGAGGTGCAGAGCCGCGGGCACGGCACCCGGAGGCGGGTGGCGCTGAGCCCCTTGGAGCA gctggaggagctgctcgcCCTGGGGCTGCGCACGGACGAGGGCATCACCCAGCAG CGCTGGGGGCTCTTCTCCCCTCAGCTGCCCCTGCGGGCTGTGTtcggggggccgggggaggcgatggcgctgcagcagcagggctggctgctcctGGACGGCCG GGGTCTGCGCTGCACGCCCCAGGGGCTGGCGGTGCTGGACTCGCTGCTGCCAGcgctgctctgccagctgcagcgCACGGCCGGCACCGGGGGACGAGGCACAGAAGGACGTGGAGGACaagggcaggaggctgctggaggacaAGGTCCTGAGGCTCATGGAGGACAAGACACGGAGGCTGCGGGGGAACAAGGCACGGCACCTCATGGAGGACATGGCAcagaggctggcagggagcaaGGCCCTTAG